In Flavivirga abyssicola, the following are encoded in one genomic region:
- the nadB gene encoding L-aspartate oxidase, which produces MVTTDYLVIGSGIAGLTFSVKIAEKFPDRKVIIVTKANEDESNTKYAQGGVAVVLDKEQDSFKKHIKDTLIAGDGLCKESVVKLVVKEGPERLEELLLWGANFDTNDSGKFDLGKEGGHSEYRVVHHKDITGYEIERALLVRAHQLSNITILPHHFAIDLITNHHIENYESETLSCFGAYIFNQNTGDIFTIKSNSTLLASGGIGCVYGHTTNPVIATGDGIAMAYRAKARIKDMEFVQFHPTALYEEKGEASFLISEAVRGFGAYLRNKKGYRFMPDYDERAELASRDIVSQSIDNELKRSGDPHVYLDCTHLDIDAFKDHFPNIYKKCLEHHINIENDWIPVIPASHYLCGGIKVSKKGKTTIDNLFACGECSRTGLHGANRLASNSLLEALVYAHNIFKHHSKNEYKSLDVNIPDWNDEGTTIPEEHILIQHNLKQLQALMRNYVGIVRSNKRLKRAIKHLDLIYNEVEDLYKESKITTSLCELRNMINVSHLIIRQSLDRKENKGGYYNVDNVKK; this is translated from the coding sequence ATGGTTACTACAGATTATTTGGTTATTGGTTCAGGGATAGCAGGGTTAACATTTTCAGTTAAAATTGCAGAAAAATTCCCAGATAGAAAAGTCATTATTGTTACGAAAGCTAACGAAGACGAATCCAATACTAAATATGCTCAGGGAGGTGTTGCTGTCGTTCTAGATAAAGAGCAGGATTCCTTTAAAAAACATATAAAAGACACTTTAATCGCCGGAGATGGTTTGTGTAAAGAAAGTGTTGTTAAACTTGTTGTAAAAGAAGGGCCGGAACGACTTGAAGAATTATTGCTTTGGGGAGCAAATTTTGATACAAATGACAGCGGAAAATTCGATCTAGGTAAAGAAGGCGGACATTCTGAATATCGGGTCGTGCACCATAAAGATATTACAGGTTATGAGATAGAACGTGCACTTTTAGTACGTGCACATCAATTATCAAACATCACTATTTTACCTCACCATTTTGCAATAGACTTAATTACCAATCACCATATAGAAAACTATGAATCTGAAACTTTATCATGTTTTGGAGCATATATATTTAATCAAAATACGGGCGATATTTTCACCATAAAATCAAACAGTACACTGCTTGCTTCTGGTGGTATTGGCTGTGTTTACGGTCATACAACAAATCCGGTTATTGCAACAGGAGATGGTATTGCCATGGCTTATAGAGCTAAAGCACGTATTAAGGATATGGAATTTGTTCAGTTTCATCCAACAGCTTTATATGAAGAAAAAGGGGAGGCTTCTTTTTTAATCTCAGAAGCCGTTAGAGGTTTTGGTGCTTATCTTCGAAATAAAAAAGGCTATCGTTTTATGCCTGATTACGATGAACGTGCAGAATTGGCTTCCAGAGATATTGTATCTCAAAGTATAGATAATGAGCTAAAAAGATCTGGAGATCCGCATGTATATCTAGATTGTACACATTTGGATATAGATGCATTTAAAGATCATTTTCCTAATATTTATAAAAAGTGTTTAGAGCATCATATAAATATCGAAAACGATTGGATTCCTGTTATTCCAGCTTCTCATTATCTGTGTGGAGGCATTAAAGTTAGTAAAAAAGGAAAAACGACGATTGATAATTTATTTGCCTGTGGCGAATGTTCGAGAACTGGGTTGCATGGTGCTAATAGACTAGCGTCAAATTCATTGTTGGAAGCTTTGGTATATGCTCATAATATATTTAAACACCATAGCAAAAATGAGTATAAATCGTTAGATGTTAATATTCCAGATTGGAATGATGAGGGCACTACTATTCCCGAGGAACATATTTTAATACAGCATAACCTAAAGCAACTGCAAGCCTTGATGAGGAATTATGTCGGGATTGTAAGAAGTAACAAACGATTAAAAAGAGCTATCAAACATTTAGATTTAATTTATAATGAAGTTGAAGATCTTTATAAGGAATCTAAAATAACCACATCACTTTGTGAATTAAGGAATATGATCAACGTGTCTCACTTAATCATTAGACAGTCTTTAGATAGAAAAGAAAATAAAGGAGGGTATTATAATGTTGATAATGTGAAAAAATAA
- a CDS encoding DEAD/DEAH box helicase translates to MITNEQIQILCSLFKGREDVFALRWEKPNKSGYMPAYSYDPYMYRLHKQRGGTFKDYKDKTYLKLDYHQLSKHLNGSQFIGIYPLLEDNTSWFIVADFDKSDWKEQSKKAIEICKRNGISAYLERSRSGNGGHVWVFFDKPYPAVKSRKVILKLFEQADIFSVFDKNTSFDRLFPNQDCLSRKGLGNLIALPFHGETLKHGNSCFIDPDSFVPYEDQWAHLNSIEKVSTTYLDDILKELHKQKDNNKPLFENTISNSGKLQITLKNNVIINRNGLTPPLVSFLKEGLNFFNADYAIKKKTGRSTWKTERYFKLIDETDNTIEIPKGFIGKLIRFCKQQSINYEFSDQRKFLEHVEFSSSIRLLKHQHLPLEIASRKNFGIIVAPPGSGKTVMGLKIIEQKRQPSLIITHRKQIAEQWVDRIETFFGIPKRDIGKIGQGKMKIGKHVTVALIQTLAKKLSSDNDAEKLISAFGTVIIDECHHIPAKSFREVIHRLSPYYQYGLTATPFRKNNDEKLLFVYLGDIISEIKPQEIDSYKKARIIIRDTTLNVPFNSKTDHFETLSKILIHDSERNKLILNDIKNELNNGRKAVVITERKEHIEVLYQYLKNRYEIIPISGEDNTASRKTKWKSIEQGDYQAIITTGQFFGEGTDIQSVSCLFLVYPFAFKGKLIQYIGRVQRSELTPVIYDYRDKQIPYLNKLFLKRNTHYRSLDRQATLFDDFEKTIKISQKKHEDIDKVIKVPINDLDFHYGMVCFSYKISTKTSLQFEIENEEIQPEFEVLKPYFSKVLNSKSVNIRIQIGFENGTIVSQLATSDDISYINKEIVDSVKFQFIQQHFFKNGKTKNDDGFDEIPKNIDSLFNNDDNLLETLLRNNSYVHHKQLLYLAKRHNHKILKIRFVLHPFSFVFLLEGQQKHHIVLETLDTREATYVWHLSKDTLQFKKELEQINQKLNWIRNNGRQSFLETKNENFSKIIHDYSDDKKGFYKWKNTLEERLF, encoded by the coding sequence ATGATTACAAATGAGCAAATACAAATTCTTTGTTCCTTATTCAAAGGACGTGAAGATGTATTTGCATTACGTTGGGAGAAACCCAATAAAAGTGGTTATATGCCTGCTTATTCTTATGATCCTTATATGTATCGCCTACATAAACAAAGAGGCGGAACATTTAAAGATTATAAAGACAAAACCTATTTAAAATTAGATTACCATCAGTTATCAAAACACTTAAATGGTAGTCAATTTATTGGAATTTACCCGCTTCTAGAAGATAACACCTCATGGTTTATCGTTGCTGATTTTGATAAAAGCGATTGGAAGGAACAATCCAAAAAAGCTATAGAAATTTGTAAAAGAAACGGAATTTCTGCCTACTTAGAACGTTCTCGTTCAGGAAATGGCGGACACGTTTGGGTTTTCTTTGATAAACCATATCCAGCTGTAAAAAGTAGAAAAGTCATATTAAAACTTTTTGAGCAAGCAGACATCTTTTCTGTATTTGACAAAAACACAAGTTTCGACAGGTTATTTCCAAATCAAGATTGTTTATCAAGAAAAGGTCTTGGAAACCTTATTGCTCTCCCCTTTCATGGAGAAACTTTAAAACATGGAAATTCATGTTTTATTGATCCAGATTCCTTTGTTCCTTATGAAGACCAATGGGCACACTTGAATAGTATTGAAAAAGTCTCAACAACTTATTTAGATGACATTTTAAAAGAATTGCATAAACAAAAAGACAACAATAAACCCCTTTTCGAAAATACCATTTCCAATTCCGGAAAATTACAGATTACTCTTAAAAACAATGTCATAATTAATCGAAATGGTTTAACTCCTCCTCTTGTTAGTTTTCTAAAAGAGGGCTTAAATTTTTTCAATGCAGATTATGCTATTAAAAAGAAAACCGGAAGAAGTACTTGGAAAACGGAACGCTATTTTAAACTTATCGATGAAACAGACAATACTATTGAAATACCGAAAGGGTTTATAGGAAAATTGATTAGGTTTTGTAAACAGCAGAGCATTAATTATGAATTTTCAGATCAAAGAAAGTTTCTGGAACATGTTGAGTTTTCATCTTCAATTCGATTGCTAAAACATCAACACCTCCCCTTAGAAATAGCTTCGAGAAAAAATTTCGGAATTATTGTTGCTCCACCAGGCTCAGGAAAAACAGTTATGGGACTTAAAATTATTGAGCAGAAAAGGCAACCTTCACTCATAATTACCCACAGAAAGCAAATTGCTGAACAATGGGTGGATAGGATTGAAACATTTTTTGGGATTCCTAAAAGAGACATTGGCAAAATCGGTCAAGGGAAAATGAAGATTGGAAAGCATGTTACAGTTGCATTAATTCAAACGTTAGCAAAAAAGCTATCTAGTGATAACGATGCTGAGAAATTGATATCTGCTTTTGGAACTGTTATTATTGATGAATGTCATCACATTCCAGCTAAATCTTTTCGGGAAGTCATTCACCGTTTGTCCCCATATTATCAATACGGGTTAACAGCGACACCTTTTCGGAAAAATAATGATGAAAAATTACTCTTTGTGTATTTAGGGGATATTATTTCTGAAATCAAACCTCAAGAAATTGACTCTTACAAAAAAGCACGGATTATAATTCGAGATACAACCCTAAATGTTCCCTTTAATTCCAAAACAGATCATTTTGAAACACTTTCTAAAATATTGATACACGATTCTGAAAGGAATAAATTGATATTAAACGATATTAAAAATGAATTGAATAATGGTAGAAAGGCAGTAGTTATTACCGAACGAAAAGAGCATATCGAAGTTCTTTATCAATATCTTAAAAATCGATATGAAATTATTCCAATCTCGGGCGAGGACAATACAGCCTCTCGTAAAACAAAGTGGAAAAGTATTGAGCAAGGCGATTATCAAGCTATTATAACTACCGGACAATTCTTTGGAGAAGGGACAGATATTCAAAGTGTATCTTGTTTGTTTTTAGTCTACCCTTTTGCTTTTAAGGGCAAGTTAATCCAATATATTGGTAGAGTGCAACGGTCTGAGTTAACTCCTGTAATTTATGATTATCGAGACAAGCAAATTCCATATCTGAATAAGCTCTTTCTAAAGAGAAACACGCACTACCGAAGTCTTGATCGTCAAGCTACTTTATTCGATGATTTTGAAAAAACTATTAAAATAAGCCAAAAAAAACATGAGGATATTGATAAGGTAATAAAAGTGCCAATTAACGATTTAGACTTCCATTATGGAATGGTCTGCTTTTCATATAAAATATCAACCAAAACTTCGCTACAATTTGAAATTGAAAATGAAGAAATTCAACCTGAATTCGAGGTATTAAAGCCTTACTTTTCAAAAGTTCTAAATTCAAAATCGGTTAATATTAGAATTCAGATTGGATTCGAAAATGGTACTATTGTTTCTCAATTAGCTACATCAGACGATATCAGCTATATTAATAAAGAGATAGTGGATAGTGTAAAATTTCAATTTATTCAACAGCATTTTTTTAAAAATGGCAAGACTAAAAATGATGACGGTTTTGATGAAATTCCCAAAAACATAGACTCTTTGTTTAACAATGATGATAACTTGTTAGAAACGCTTTTAAGAAATAATAGTTATGTTCATCATAAGCAACTTCTGTATTTGGCAAAACGACATAACCACAAAATATTAAAAATAAGATTCGTTTTACATCCGTTTTCTTTTGTTTTCTTACTTGAAGGGCAACAAAAACATCATATCGTTTTAGAAACATTAGATACTAGAGAGGCCACTTATGTTTGGCATCTTTCCAAAGACACTTTACAATTCAAAAAGGAATTAGAGCAAATAAATCAGAAGTTGAATTGGATTCGTAACAACGGTCGCCAATCATTTTTGGAAACCAAGAATGAAAACTTCAGTAAAATTATTCATGATTATAGTGACGATAAAAAAGGATTCTACAAATGGAAGAATACTTTAGAAGAGAGATTATTTTAA
- a CDS encoding addiction module protein: MDLQAEKIELIKLLLETQQESLIKKIKTLLKDESENKTFELPESQKEELDRRLSRMEKGETKFYTWEQVEQKLKQAL; encoded by the coding sequence ATGGATTTACAAGCAGAAAAAATAGAACTAATAAAATTATTACTTGAAACCCAACAGGAATCTTTAATTAAAAAAATAAAAACTCTTCTTAAGGATGAAAGTGAAAATAAAACTTTTGAATTGCCTGAATCTCAAAAAGAAGAGTTAGATAGACGGTTATCTAGAATGGAAAAAGGTGAAACTAAATTCTATACTTGGGAACAAGTTGAGCAAAAGCTAAAACAGGCTTTATGA
- a CDS encoding single-stranded DNA-binding protein, with product MNTLRNKVQLIGNLGNDPEIINLESGKTLAKFAIATNESYTNNNGEKITDTQWHNVVAWGKTAQIIEKYVTKGKEIAIEGKLTSRSYDDKDGNKRYITEVVVNELLMLGK from the coding sequence ATGAACACACTTAGAAACAAAGTACAGTTGATTGGTAACTTAGGAAATGATCCAGAAATCATCAATTTAGAATCAGGAAAAACTCTAGCAAAGTTTGCTATTGCAACAAACGAAAGCTACACAAATAATAACGGTGAAAAAATTACAGATACCCAATGGCACAATGTTGTAGCTTGGGGTAAAACAGCTCAAATAATCGAGAAATATGTCACCAAAGGAAAAGAGATTGCTATTGAAGGTAAGCTAACATCTCGTAGTTATGATGATAAAGATGGTAATAAACGTTATATAACTGAGGTTGTTGTTAATGAATTACTCATGTTAGGCAAATAA
- a CDS encoding IS1595 family transposase, producing MCKSTAKPKFTNLIEVMMHFSDNEICKEYLASMRWSNGVICPHCQNEDKIYTMKKGYKCAKCRKPFSVTKGTIFENSAIPLQKWFAAIWFITSNKKGVSSLQLSRHIGITQKSAWFMLQRIRFAIRTKSFNKPLDDIVEIDETLVGGKNKNRHASKKLKKSQGGKGKSTVFGLVERNGRLVAMRVRDRKRATVMPIIHQTVSKDVKLMTDEHKAYANLSTIYDHEMVNHGEGQYVVGACHTNTIEGFWSLLKRGIIGIYHNVSEKHLDAYVDEFEFRYNTKNISCIERFDKMLALSDSRISYKRLIN from the coding sequence ATGTGTAAATCTACCGCAAAACCTAAGTTCACTAATTTAATCGAAGTAATGATGCATTTTTCAGATAATGAAATTTGTAAAGAATATTTAGCAAGCATGCGATGGTCTAACGGTGTAATTTGTCCTCATTGTCAAAATGAGGATAAAATTTACACTATGAAAAAAGGCTATAAATGTGCTAAATGTCGTAAGCCTTTTTCAGTTACCAAAGGAACTATATTTGAAAACAGCGCAATCCCTTTGCAAAAATGGTTTGCTGCAATTTGGTTTATTACTTCCAATAAGAAGGGAGTATCCTCATTACAATTAAGCAGACACATTGGTATTACACAAAAATCAGCATGGTTTATGTTGCAAAGAATACGTTTCGCTATTAGAACAAAATCCTTTAATAAGCCTTTAGATGATATTGTGGAAATAGATGAAACATTAGTTGGGGGAAAGAACAAAAACCGCCATGCATCAAAAAAATTAAAAAAATCTCAGGGCGGAAAAGGAAAATCAACTGTGTTTGGTTTGGTTGAGCGTAATGGACGATTAGTTGCTATGCGAGTAAGGGATAGAAAACGAGCTACGGTTATGCCAATCATACATCAAACGGTTTCCAAAGATGTTAAGTTAATGACAGATGAACACAAGGCTTACGCAAACCTATCAACTATTTACGACCATGAAATGGTTAATCATGGAGAGGGGCAATATGTAGTCGGTGCATGCCATACAAATACCATTGAAGGGTTCTGGTCTTTATTGAAACGGGGAATAATCGGGATTTACCATAATGTAAGCGAAAAACATTTAGACGCATACGTTGACGAATTTGAATTTAGATACAACACAAAAAATATAAGTTGTATTGAACGCTTTGACAAAATGCTGGCTTTGAGTGATTCAAGGATTTCCTATAAACGATTAATTAACTAA
- a CDS encoding serine hydrolase domain-containing protein, translating to MKKNILHLVASLLFLIACKTGVEKSFNKNENVVHAIEKAINEKELPGLNYSIIDVDGNIDNYSVGYSDVEQKENLNINHTLFSGSIGKTYAVALLMNLVESKKVNLKDKLITYFPDTEWLSKLPNINDITIEMLLQHTSGLPRYVFKSELWKALHDNPNKVWTYKERLSYILNDEPVHEAGKQWSYSDTNYILLGMLIEKVTSKNYYDLVQDEFLKPNNLKNTYPSLTRNIPNLAIGYSNMGDTFYVPNKTVENGQYFMNPQVEWTGGGMASTTSDLARWAKLYYESKLFSQESLRLITTPNPNGVDVEHKSSYGMGSFIYTSKLGEAFGHSGFMPGFNSLFIYYPEKKIAAAIQFNCDYASATLNMNDLIDDLVLISITE from the coding sequence ATGAAAAAAAACATTCTTCATTTGGTTGCATCCTTACTGTTTTTGATTGCCTGCAAAACAGGTGTTGAGAAAAGTTTTAATAAAAATGAAAACGTAGTTCATGCTATAGAGAAAGCAATTAATGAAAAGGAATTACCAGGATTAAATTATTCCATAATAGATGTTGATGGAAACATTGATAATTATTCAGTTGGATATTCAGATGTTGAACAAAAGGAGAATTTAAATATCAATCATACCCTTTTTTCGGGGAGTATAGGAAAAACATATGCAGTAGCTTTATTAATGAATCTTGTAGAGTCGAAAAAAGTTAACCTGAAAGATAAATTAATAACCTATTTCCCAGATACAGAATGGCTATCTAAATTACCAAATATTAACGATATCACTATTGAAATGTTATTACAGCATACCAGTGGATTACCGAGATATGTTTTTAAATCTGAATTATGGAAAGCCCTACATGATAACCCAAATAAGGTATGGACTTACAAAGAACGATTATCATACATACTTAATGATGAGCCCGTTCATGAAGCTGGTAAGCAATGGAGCTATTCTGATACGAACTATATATTATTAGGGATGCTTATTGAAAAGGTAACCTCTAAAAACTACTATGACCTGGTACAGGACGAATTTTTAAAACCAAATAATTTAAAAAACACATACCCTTCACTTACTCGAAATATTCCTAATCTTGCCATAGGTTATTCTAACATGGGAGATACTTTTTATGTCCCTAATAAAACTGTTGAAAACGGACAGTATTTTATGAACCCTCAAGTTGAGTGGACAGGAGGAGGGATGGCTTCAACCACATCAGATTTGGCCAGATGGGCAAAGTTGTATTATGAAAGTAAGTTGTTTTCTCAGGAGTCACTACGTCTTATAACTACACCGAATCCAAACGGAGTAGATGTGGAGCATAAAAGCTCTTATGGTATGGGCAGTTTTATTTATACGAGTAAATTAGGTGAGGCTTTCGGACATTCAGGGTTTATGCCAGGGTTTAATTCTCTTTTTATCTATTATCCTGAAAAGAAAATTGCAGCGGCTATACAGTTCAATTGTGATTATGCATCAGCAACATTGAATATGAATGATTTAATAGATGACTTAGTATTGATATCAATAACAGAATAA
- a CDS encoding DinB family protein, which translates to MFIKEIIQQLENNQHVFKNLLMSKKDKQYLWRPQPEKWNLLEIVCHLLDEERDDFKTRVAHTLETPEKPLVSIDPVGWVKERAYDTRNYSDTLFAFLEERKQSIIWLKSKLDANWESKLSHPELGDMSAKLFLTNWLAHDYLHIRQILRYDYNYLKEKTGLDLGYAGNW; encoded by the coding sequence ATGTTTATTAAAGAAATTATACAACAATTAGAAAACAACCAACACGTATTTAAAAACCTTTTAATGTCTAAAAAGGACAAGCAATATTTATGGAGACCCCAGCCAGAAAAATGGAATTTGTTAGAAATTGTATGTCATCTATTAGACGAAGAACGGGATGATTTTAAAACGCGTGTAGCTCACACACTTGAAACCCCTGAAAAACCATTAGTATCGATTGATCCTGTTGGATGGGTTAAAGAAAGAGCTTATGATACTAGAAATTACAGCGATACCCTTTTTGCTTTTTTGGAAGAAAGGAAACAATCCATAATATGGTTAAAAAGTAAGCTAGACGCTAATTGGGAAAGCAAATTATCACATCCTGAACTGGGGGATATGTCGGCAAAATTGTTTTTAACGAATTGGTTAGCTCACGATTATTTGCACATAAGACAAATTTTAAGATATGATTATAATTATTTAAAAGAGAAAACAGGCCTCGATTTGGGGTATGCAGGTAATTGGTAA
- a CDS encoding GNAT family N-acetyltransferase — protein sequence MTFHIETERLVLRELRMSDLEGMFELDSDPEVHKYLGNKPVKTKEESQKILEGILKQYTERGIGRWALINKETQEFMGWSGLRLNTEYNMNGFTEFYDVGYRIIKRFWGKGYATESGKKAVDYAFKVLKLPELYGITEIGNQASHNALLKIGLEYVEDFYYEEEKLKLRWYKIENK from the coding sequence ATGACATTTCATATAGAAACAGAACGGTTAGTTTTAAGAGAATTACGAATGTCCGATTTAGAAGGGATGTTTGAGTTAGATTCGGACCCCGAAGTACATAAATATTTAGGAAATAAACCTGTGAAAACTAAAGAAGAATCACAGAAAATTTTGGAAGGTATTCTAAAGCAGTATACAGAACGTGGTATTGGCCGTTGGGCCTTAATTAATAAGGAAACACAAGAATTTATGGGCTGGTCTGGATTAAGGCTTAATACAGAATATAACATGAATGGCTTTACTGAATTCTACGATGTAGGTTACAGAATAATAAAACGGTTTTGGGGTAAGGGATATGCAACAGAATCAGGTAAAAAAGCAGTTGATTATGCTTTTAAGGTTTTAAAACTTCCAGAACTATATGGGATAACAGAAATAGGGAATCAAGCCTCACACAATGCCCTTTTAAAAATAGGGTTAGAGTATGTTGAAGATTTTTATTATGAAGAAGAAAAACTAAAGCTTCGTTGGTATAAAATTGAAAATAAATAG